A DNA window from Ornithobacterium rhinotracheale DSM 15997 contains the following coding sequences:
- a CDS encoding HesA/MoeB/ThiF family protein, producing MLNEKEKRQYARHILLNEIGIEKQEKLKNSSVLVIGAGGLGCPILQYLAAAGVGNIGIIDPDKVSETNLHRQVLFTHDDLGKPKTDVAKKHLSRLNPFIQIESYPFALDEKNALALFKKYDLIVEGSDSFSTKYLTNDACVLAEKPFILGSIFKFEGQLSVYNYRNNATYRCLFPEPMSSADMPTCSEVGVIGVLPGVVGTLMANEAIKILTEIGDVLAGKLLKINLLNLEINIFEFEKDPDIQITEISPITVSCSNRNHEIDFETYQKNKENYYLLDVRTYEEREISHIGGLHIPLHELPDRWQELPTQKPLVVYCAHGVRSARAISFLEQKMPNQAFLNLENGISDT from the coding sequence ATGTTGAACGAAAAAGAAAAAAGACAATACGCACGCCATATCCTACTCAACGAAATAGGAATAGAAAAACAAGAGAAATTAAAAAACTCCTCTGTTTTAGTCATTGGGGCAGGTGGCTTGGGCTGTCCTATTTTGCAATATCTAGCTGCCGCCGGCGTAGGAAACATCGGAATTATAGATCCAGACAAAGTGAGCGAAACTAATCTCCATCGGCAAGTTTTATTTACTCACGACGACCTTGGGAAACCTAAAACAGATGTTGCCAAAAAGCATTTATCTCGCCTCAATCCCTTTATCCAAATCGAAAGTTATCCTTTTGCACTAGATGAGAAAAATGCTTTAGCTCTTTTCAAAAAATACGATTTAATCGTCGAAGGAAGTGATAGCTTTAGCACAAAATATCTCACAAATGATGCTTGTGTTTTAGCCGAAAAACCATTTATTTTAGGTTCTATTTTTAAATTTGAAGGGCAGCTCTCGGTGTACAATTACAGGAACAATGCAACCTATCGCTGTCTTTTTCCAGAACCTATGAGCAGTGCCGACATGCCAACTTGTAGCGAAGTAGGCGTAATTGGTGTTTTACCAGGTGTCGTAGGGACTTTAATGGCAAATGAGGCGATTAAGATTTTAACAGAAATCGGTGATGTATTAGCAGGTAAATTACTTAAAATTAATTTATTAAATCTAGAAATTAATATTTTTGAATTTGAAAAAGATCCTGATATTCAAATCACAGAAATCTCCCCCATAACTGTGAGTTGCTCAAACAGAAACCATGAAATAGATTTTGAAACTTATCAAAAAAATAAGGAAAACTATTATTTACTAGATGTGCGCACCTACGAAGAGCGAGAAATTTCCCACATAGGAGGTCTGCATATTCCTCTACACGAACTCCCCGATCGCTGGCAGGAATTGCCCACTCAAAAACCCTTGGTGGTATATTGTGCTCACGGTGTTCGCAGTGCTAGAGCCATTTCGTTTTTAGAACAAAAAATGCCTAATCAGGCTTTTTTAAATTTAGAAAATGGAATCTCTGACACTTAA
- the thiH gene encoding 2-iminoacetate synthase ThiH, with product MKSFNEVLADYSWDETLQSIHQKTEKDVLKALSHTQRDLEDFKALISPSAKPYLEQMAQESHERTRKRFGNTMQMYSPMYLSNECHNICTYCGFSFTNKIPRRTLTDTEILQEAEFIKSKGYDHILLVTGEANRTVGVDYLYNAIRLLRPHFSNISIEVQPLKQEEYAYLKEAGLYATLVYQETYHRETYRQHHPKGKKSNFDFRLETPDRLGRAGLHKIGIGALLGLEDWRADSFFTALHLKHLQKTYWKTKYSISFPRLRPFSGGIKPKVEMTDADLVQLICAYRLLDEDIELSISTRENAKFRDNIIHLGITSMSAESKTNPGGYAVEPQSLEQFEISDERTTDEVYNMLKKSNLEPVWKDWEKAW from the coding sequence ATGAAAAGTTTTAATGAAGTCTTAGCTGATTATAGCTGGGACGAAACGCTCCAGAGCATTCACCAAAAAACAGAAAAAGATGTGCTAAAGGCACTATCTCATACACAAAGAGATTTAGAAGATTTCAAAGCCTTAATCTCCCCTTCTGCAAAGCCCTATTTAGAGCAAATGGCTCAAGAAAGCCACGAGCGAACAAGAAAGCGTTTTGGCAATACTATGCAAATGTATTCGCCTATGTATCTGAGCAATGAATGTCATAATATTTGCACCTATTGCGGATTTAGTTTTACTAATAAAATTCCTCGCAGAACGCTCACAGATACTGAAATTTTGCAAGAAGCGGAATTTATAAAAAGTAAAGGTTACGACCATATTCTACTCGTAACAGGAGAAGCCAATCGCACTGTGGGGGTAGATTACCTATACAATGCCATTCGGTTGTTGCGTCCTCATTTTTCCAATATATCAATTGAAGTTCAGCCATTAAAACAAGAAGAATATGCTTATTTAAAAGAAGCGGGACTATACGCCACATTGGTTTACCAAGAAACTTATCATAGAGAAACTTACCGACAGCATCATCCAAAAGGCAAAAAATCAAATTTTGATTTTAGACTAGAAACCCCCGATAGATTAGGACGGGCGGGATTACACAAAATCGGAATCGGAGCTTTGCTAGGCTTAGAGGATTGGCGAGCAGATAGCTTTTTCACAGCACTGCATTTAAAACATCTGCAAAAAACTTACTGGAAAACCAAATATTCAATTTCCTTCCCTCGCCTTAGACCATTCAGTGGCGGAATCAAGCCTAAAGTTGAAATGACAGATGCGGATTTAGTCCAACTTATTTGTGCCTATCGCCTTTTAGACGAAGATATTGAACTTTCAATTTCCACTCGTGAGAATGCTAAATTTCGAGATAACATTATACACTTAGGAATCACCTCCATGAGTGCCGAATCTAAAACAAATCCAGGAGGCTATGCTGTGGAACCTCAATCTTTGGAACAATTTGAAATTTCAGATGAACGCACCACCGATGAGGTATATAATATGTTGAAAAAAAGTAATTTAGAACCCGTTTGGAAAGACTGGGAAAAAGCTTGGTAA
- a CDS encoding thiazole synthase: protein MSNKLTIADRTFNSRLFTGTGKFSSSQLMEEAILASESELVTVALKRVDANNEEDAILQGLQFEHIHLLPNTSGVRDAREAIFSAEMAREALETNWIKVEIHPDPKYLLPDAVETLKACEELVKKGFVVMPYIHADPVLCKRLEDVGAQCVMPLGAPIGTNKGLKTLDFLKIIIEQSNVPVIIDAGIGAPSHAAYAMELGADAVLVNTAIAVSERPVQMAKAFKLAVESGRMAYEAKLGKVSHQAEASSPFTKFLYD, encoded by the coding sequence ATGAGTAATAAATTAACCATTGCAGACCGTACTTTTAATTCCAGATTATTTACAGGAACGGGAAAATTTTCTTCTTCACAATTAATGGAAGAAGCTATTTTAGCAAGCGAGAGCGAGCTTGTAACAGTTGCACTTAAAAGAGTAGACGCCAATAATGAAGAAGACGCCATTTTGCAAGGACTACAATTTGAGCACATTCATTTATTGCCAAACACTTCGGGCGTGAGAGATGCTAGAGAAGCCATTTTTTCAGCCGAAATGGCAAGAGAGGCATTAGAAACCAATTGGATAAAAGTAGAAATTCATCCAGATCCTAAATACTTATTGCCCGATGCAGTAGAAACACTCAAAGCTTGCGAAGAGCTTGTAAAAAAAGGCTTTGTTGTGATGCCCTACATTCATGCCGATCCCGTTTTGTGCAAACGACTAGAAGATGTGGGCGCGCAATGTGTAATGCCTCTAGGGGCACCAATTGGCACCAATAAAGGTTTAAAAACGCTCGATTTCTTAAAAATCATCATAGAACAGAGCAATGTTCCCGTGATTATAGATGCAGGCATAGGAGCCCCTTCTCACGCCGCCTATGCCATGGAACTGGGGGCAGATGCCGTGCTTGTAAACACTGCTATTGCAGTTTCTGAGCGACCTGTACAGATGGCAAAAGCCTTTAAATTAGCCGTAGAATCTGGGCGTATGGCATACGAGGCAAAGCTGGGCAAAGTAAGCCATCAAGCAGAAGCTAGTAGCCCTTTTACTAAATTTTTATATGATTAA
- a CDS encoding thiamine phosphate synthase, producing MKCIKTPKVYYISQGNTPNEHLENIKKMVDAGVDWVQLRIKEGDKKEILSVASKAQKYCEEHGVVFIVNDDIEIAHFTHANGVHLGKEDESPEIARELLGKDKIVGGTANTWEDCQKLIDMKVDYIGLGPYRFTTTKKKLSPILGLEGYKQIIQKMRENHINLPIISIGGIELKDVEELQKIGISGIALSGFLHQEKEPKATVREIQSYFK from the coding sequence ATGAAATGCATAAAAACGCCTAAAGTTTACTACATAAGTCAAGGAAACACGCCTAATGAGCATCTAGAGAACATCAAAAAAATGGTAGATGCTGGCGTGGATTGGGTGCAGCTACGCATCAAAGAAGGCGATAAAAAAGAAATTTTGTCGGTTGCAAGCAAAGCGCAAAAATACTGCGAAGAGCACGGCGTTGTATTTATCGTGAACGATGATATTGAAATTGCTCACTTTACGCACGCAAATGGTGTTCATCTTGGCAAAGAAGACGAAAGTCCAGAAATTGCGAGAGAACTCCTAGGCAAAGATAAGATTGTAGGCGGCACCGCCAACACATGGGAAGATTGCCAAAAACTTATTGATATGAAAGTAGACTACATAGGACTAGGCCCCTATCGCTTTACTACCACCAAAAAGAAACTTAGCCCGATTCTCGGCTTAGAAGGTTACAAACAAATCATCCAAAAAATGAGAGAAAACCATATCAACTTACCGATTATAAGCATCGGAGGCATTGAGCTAAAAGATGTCGAAGAGCTACAAAAAATAGGAATAAGTGGCATTGCACTTTCTGGATTTTTACATCAAGAAAAAGAGCCTAAGGCTACCGTCCGTGAAATTCAATCATACTTTAAATAA
- a CDS encoding thiamine phosphate synthase, translating into MFIVITSENEIPNEIDLLREMIEFPITLHVRKPTFNKEKTKEWLQKFEENQHKKMILHQHHELIEHFDLKGLHFKETHRKETKINQKIEFYRLKDKTLSASFHLQNEAESQNLFDYALLSPVFNSISKNNYQGKDFHLKNPLKPIIALGGITQNNLEKTKKYGFSGVAVLGSIWQNSKPLESFKNLYYQYLNIFQ; encoded by the coding sequence ATGTTTATTGTAATCACCTCCGAAAATGAAATCCCAAACGAAATAGATTTACTTCGTGAAATGATTGAATTCCCCATCACTCTCCATGTGCGAAAGCCAACTTTTAACAAAGAAAAAACAAAGGAATGGTTACAAAAATTTGAAGAAAACCAGCACAAAAAAATGATACTGCACCAGCATCATGAATTGATTGAACATTTTGATTTAAAAGGTTTACACTTTAAAGAAACCCACAGAAAAGAAACAAAAATTAATCAAAAAATTGAATTTTACAGATTAAAAGATAAAACACTTTCGGCTTCGTTTCATTTGCAAAACGAGGCTGAAAGTCAAAATCTTTTTGACTATGCTTTGCTTAGCCCTGTCTTTAATTCCATTTCAAAAAACAATTATCAAGGGAAAGATTTTCATTTAAAAAATCCTTTAAAACCAATTATTGCACTGGGAGGAATTACCCAAAATAACCTAGAAAAAACTAAAAAATATGGATTTTCTGGTGTAGCTGTTTTGGGGAGCATTTGGCAGAATTCAAAACCTTTAGAATCATTTAAAAATCTGTATTATCAATATTTAAACATTTTCCAATAA